The Halobacterium litoreum genome includes a region encoding these proteins:
- the argF gene encoding ornithine carbamoyltransferase has product MHFLTIDDLTPEELASVLDDAAALKQAQADGIPHTALAGRTLAMLFEKPSTRTRVSFEVGMTQLGGHAVFLGKDDIQLGRGEPVADTACALGLYADAVMARVGSHDDLETLAANAGVPVVNGLSDAAHPAQTLADLLTLREVVGDSGTVAWIGDANNVGASFLVGAAMAGYDVQAATPAEYGFAAETVERASEYGSVDVGHDPEAATAGADAVYTDVWVSMGDEAEREKRLSAFEGFRVDDALLGDAAFMHCLPAHRGEEVTAGVIDGPNSVVWRQAENRLHAQKAVLVELVD; this is encoded by the coding sequence ATGCACTTCCTGACGATAGACGACCTGACACCCGAGGAACTGGCGAGCGTGCTCGACGACGCGGCCGCGCTGAAACAGGCGCAGGCCGACGGCATCCCCCACACCGCGCTCGCCGGCCGAACGCTCGCGATGCTGTTCGAGAAGCCGTCGACGCGCACTCGGGTGAGTTTCGAGGTGGGAATGACCCAACTCGGCGGGCACGCCGTCTTCCTCGGCAAGGACGACATCCAGTTGGGCCGGGGCGAACCGGTCGCGGACACGGCCTGCGCGCTCGGCCTGTACGCGGACGCGGTGATGGCGCGCGTCGGGAGCCACGACGACCTGGAGACGCTGGCGGCGAACGCCGGCGTCCCGGTGGTGAACGGCCTCTCGGACGCCGCGCACCCGGCCCAGACGCTCGCCGACCTGCTGACGCTCCGCGAGGTCGTCGGCGACTCGGGGACGGTGGCGTGGATCGGCGACGCGAACAACGTCGGCGCGTCGTTCCTCGTCGGCGCGGCGATGGCGGGCTACGACGTGCAGGCCGCCACGCCCGCCGAGTACGGCTTCGCAGCGGAGACGGTCGAGCGCGCCAGCGAGTACGGGAGCGTCGACGTCGGCCACGACCCGGAGGCGGCGACGGCGGGCGCGGACGCCGTCTACACGGACGTCTGGGTGAGCATGGGCGACGAGGCCGAACGCGAGAAGCGCCTCTCGGCCTTCGAGGGGTTCCGGGTGGACGACGCGCTCCTCGGCGACGCGGCGTTCATGCACTGTCTGCCCGCCCACCGCGGCGAGGAGGTCACGGCGGGCGTCATCGACGGCCCGAACTCGGTGGTGTGGCGGCAGGCCGAGAACCGCCTGCACGCCCAGAAGGCGGTGCTGGTCGAGTTGGTGGACTAG